Genomic segment of Pochonia chlamydosporia 170 chromosome 1, whole genome shotgun sequence:
TTGTACCATAGCCCTCGTTCACCCAGCATATCGCCATGGTCGCCGCTGAAGATGACGATTGTATTTTCAGCCAAACCGGCATCTTCGAGAGTCTCCAGGATCTTGCCGATGCAATCGTCCACGTAGCTGACAGAGCCATAGTAGGCGCGCTTGGCTCGCTTGATTTGCTCGTCGGAAAAGTCTTGATCCCAGAGATCACAAACTTTCATCAGACGCTTGCTGTGAGTGTCAAGTTTCTCCTTGGGAATTCGAACCTTCGGCAAGGCAATATCCACATCCTCATAGCGGTTCCAGTACTGCTTGGTGATAGTATATGGATCATGAGGGTGGGTGAGGGAAACCTATGGAAGGGGCAGTCTCGTCGTTAGCAGTGCTTTGAAAACAGTGAAAGTTTCCTTGTTCTGTTGCCCATTTCCGACAATTTCTAACTCCTTTGGTCGCCACATGTTGTCCATATGTCGTAATTGGGAGAATGACTTGTCTCGTACCGCGGCAGTTTCCATTTCTGTTCACTTTCAGACACTTACCGTCAAAGCAAAAGGGCGTTTCTCGGGTCCTTCACGAACATGATCCCACAGATACTGAATGCTGCGGTACATGACTTCTTCGTCGTAGTCCAGTTGGTTGCTGCGACCACATGGGCCTGCCTGGAGAATAGAACTTGCATTGTGATACCACTCCAGGCGCGTGTTTGGTTCATCCCAGTTGACGGCCCAGCCAAAATCGCCCGGGTAGATGTCGCTGGTAAGTCGCTGCTCATACCCATGGAGTTGATCCCCAACAAAGTGCATCTTACCTGCAAGAGCAGTGTGGTAACCCTTGGAGCGAAGGTAATGGGCATATGTGGGAATCTCGGAATTGATTTGTGAGGCGTTGTCGTAGGCACCAATCTTCATGGGCAAAAGGCCGGTGATCATACTCATCCGGGATGGAGCACACAAGGGGGAAGGGCAGTACGCTGAATCAAACTGCACTGAGCTAGCAGCGAGGCGATCGAGGTTCGGGGTTTTGATCTGAGATTCCGGGTTATACATTTTGAGCTGGGGAGCGGCGAGCTGATCAGCCATGATGTACAGAATGTTGGGCTTCTCACCACTCCCGCCAGGAAGTGGTGCCGAAGTTTGAAGAGTGTCGATATCAGGTGCCATATTGAATAGATCCGAATAGGGATTCAGGAAGATGTCGAATTGGAAGTGTAAGTGAAGCTTTCAATGCCGTAATGCTCTAGGTTAGCCCTCCAGTCACCGTTGCGTATATCAGTGGCGGCAATCTCTCGGCTGTTAGTTTTTCTTTCTGGGCCTTCTTCACTCGtgtattgacaactggcAGCCGCAAGGAATGCAGGCAAAGTCCGGGAATTGAGGTGTTCGAGCGAGGCAGTTGACGGCTGATACAACAGTGGAGAGTATATGACAACTCAACGCGGAGCGTCACAcagaaagagaaaaaaggTGAGTTCTCTGATAAAAGGGTAGGTACAACTACTGTGTTCCTTCCCCATTAGTTCTTCCGTCCTCCTTTTCACGCCAAGAGAACAAGCGGCCCAAAACCAACAAaagtcaaggacaacaacaaaagtATGAGGCTTCGAGTGACAAAACTCTTGGTCCCCAAGTACAGCAGATGTAGATACAAAAAGTAATCAAAGCTTTTTAGCCAGTCCTGTCAGCTAAGAAAGCAATTCGAGGCAAGAAACAGTAATCATGAATGCCAAAGCAACAATGAAGAACGCCTCGCAAAAGAGCGGTGGTGGGAGACGGTCGAGGGCATTTATACTTTTCTGCTCGTTTCCCATTCCCCCTTCAACATAATAGACCATTGTCAGCAAACAGCCGTAACGGGGTCGTGGGGCTTGATCCACCTTGTCAGTCGAGAAACACGGCGAGAACCCGAAgggagggggaggggcaatcggcggtggtgctgggGTTCGGACGTGACATTGATGGCCGTGGCGTTGGGAAATGAAGGAATCCAGGTGTCGTATTTTACGTGTATTTGCAATAAAAGGAGCCCGTTCCATGTTAGCCGAAGGGCATGTTAGTGATGGTGCATATTTGATTTTGATCAGCGCCTTCAACATGCAATAGGTGAAGGAGCTGTGTTTCCCCAACACATCAGGGCCACAATACGAATATGTGACCGGGGGTATTGCTGTCTTGCCACAGGCTCCCACCTCTGGGTATTCGTCTGCACAGATTGCTGAGCAATAAGCCTTGTTCTCATGAAGCTTCGCGGTCTGGAACGGGCATGGTGGTCAGGATTGCGTTGGAGACGTCCGCCACCTCCTGATTGTGATGCAGCAGTTGGTTGCTGAGTCTCCGTGCTAGCCAAAGAGAATGAAGCAGTCTGCAGCCGCCAGTCCATACCGTAGGTAACGACAGTCCAGGCAACCATTCCTGGAAGGTGGTCACATGGGATCTTTCAGCCATCTCCCCCAGCCGGACTACAATGTTTGGGTGTTGGAAAATCGGCGGTGTGCAGACTCGCCAGAGACAGATGTCTGTCTTGGCTGCGCTTGGCATTCGTGCCGCCGCAATAGGAGTGACATGGTCAAGAAGCCACAATATCCGTGTGGAACTACTGCTTTGGGCTTCGAGCTCAACTTGGTTGGTTGTCGAACTTTTAGCGCCGACCGATGATCTCAAGCAGAACCCTTGAACTAGGATTCGGGGGCTCGATGCTTAATCCCTTTTGGCATTCTTGTGGATGGACCCCAGCTGCGGCTTGACGTCGTTCCAATCGGGTTGACTGCCAGAACACTGCTTGCTCTTGCCGTTTGGAGATGGGGAAATAAAAGTTGCTTGCCGACAGGCTGTACTGTTGTACCAAGCTCTATTCGGTCCATAGCATCTGGGTTTATTTGGTGCAA
This window contains:
- a CDS encoding choline-sulfatase (similar to Coccidioides immitis RS XP_001241286.1); its protein translation is MAPDIDTLQTSAPLPGGSGEKPNILYIMADQLAAPQLKMYNPESQIKTPNLDRLAASSVQFDSAYCPSPLCAPSRMSMITGLLPMKIGAYDNASQINSEIPTYAHYLRSKGYHTALAGKMHFVGDQLHGYEQRLTSDIYPGDFGWAVNWDEPNTRLEWYHNASSILQAGPCGRSNQLDYDEEVMYRSIQYLWDHVREGPEKRPFALTVSLTHPHDPYTITKQYWNRYEDVDIALPKVRIPKEKLDTHSKRLMKVCDLWDQDFSDEQIKRAKRAYYGSVSYVDDCIGKILETLEDAGLAENTIVIFSGDHGDMLGERGLWYKMSYFESSVRVPLLINYPKWFQPHRVSQNVSTLDLLPTICDLIGTKPAPYLPMDGLSMMPHLQNKSGHDTVFAEYTGEGTVRPMMMIRRGPWKYITCPADEPQFYNLDNDPNELDNLARFTTLAPQNAEEEAIKAMFEKYDTEAKAKWDFNAITAQVLQSQRSRRVVWDALKEGAFTSWDFDPLDDGRMKYIRSTIPLDALERRARFPFVDSHGYESKAINSTRS